GGACGAGTCCGCGTCCGAGCCGGCAGCCAGCGCGCGCGACGCGCCGGCGAGCGGCGTCAACGCGGGCAGCAGCATGCCGGCCGCCGACAGCAGCAGACGGCGGCGAGTGAAAAACCGACCGAAACGACCGGTGGCATCCATCGTCGGATTCCTGTTCGGCGGCCGGACCGCGCGACGGGATGGAAAGCCCGATCTTCGCATGAGGCGGCGTTCGGCCGCTTCTCGGCTCGCTTCTCGGCTCGCTTCTCGGCTCGCTTCTCGGCTCGCTTCTCGGCTCGCTTCTCGGCTCGCTTGCGGCTCGCTTGCGGCTCGCTTGCGGCACGGTTCCGGCCACCGGCGCCGGCATCCGGCGACGAACGCGTCGCGCGGCCCACGCGCGCTGCCTCAGTCCGATGTCAAGCGGATGACGCGGACAACGCGCCGCCCCGCGTCATCATTTGCGTTGCCGATCGGGAATGGTGTATATCGGTGTTGGGCTTCGGCCGGCTTACGGGGAACGCATGCCGGCCGCGCGGCGGCGCGTCGGGACACAGCGCGCCGGCGTGACTCCACCGGTTTCGTTCCGGTCCATAACAAGCAAGAAGGAATCAGATGTTCTTCGGGTTATTCAAGAATAAGCAGACCGCACCCAAGCCACCCGCCTTCACGACCCACATCGTATGGCCCGAGCCGCCGCCGTTCGACGCGTACGTGATGACCGGCTCCGTCGATGGCCGGGACGTCGCGCTCGCGAACGGGTTTTTCACGAAGACCGAATTCCACCTGATCCGGATCGACGTGGTCGCCGAATACCGGGGCCGCGGCTACGGCAGCCGGATGATTGCCGAACTGCTGGAAGAGGCCCGCAGCCACAAGATGCCGCTCGTGCTGG
The Paraburkholderia caballeronis genome window above contains:
- a CDS encoding GNAT family N-acetyltransferase, translated to MFFGLFKNKQTAPKPPAFTTHIVWPEPPPFDAYVMTGSVDGRDVALANGFFTKTEFHLIRIDVVAEYRGRGYGSRMIAELLEEARSHKMPLVLVGVAKANADAIRLYQRLGATPRPTTPPSDKEDYVLA